tcattttaaaactaaagaaaaacctGCTCTGCTTCATATGGGTTTTTTAAAAGGTGATTACGTGAGACCTACTATGCAAAACAGTGGTGATGGATATATAGCTGCTTAGTATCTCTGAGTTCTGAGGATATAACTAATCCCTCTTAAATGGAACCTATGTCTAAACCACAGGAAATTCATGAAGCAGATCCTGAAGACTCTTCGAATGAAATGATTACTTGGACTATcaatcagggttctccagagataCATCAACAACATGATAATTGTATATGTTTACATTTGTGTCTGTATTTAGAGATTGGCTTATACAACCATGGAGGCTGGCACTGTAAGGCTGCAagctgcaaactaccagaaagGTGAGGTTGAAGTCCTAAGTCTGAATTCCCCAGGGAAAGCTGACAGGTTGGAAATTTCAGCAAGAATGGATATTGAAGTCTTGAGGCAGAAAATCTTCTAACCTCTGGAAACCTCTAGTACTTGTTGTTAgaccttcaaatgattggatgaggcccacccacattatggagggtaatctcctttacttaaggtAAACTGATAGTAGATGCTAAGCCCATCTTCCAAATACCTCCACAATAACAACTAGGCCAGTATTTGACCAATCAACTGGACACCATAGCATAGCTAAATTGACATATAAAATTAACTATCCTATGGACTTTCCTTGAAAGGACCAAAACTGGGGTTTGTGCCAGACACTTGTTGACTGAACTAAATGGAAGGGCTTGTGTGAGCATCTGGTAGCAGTGGTGGGGAAGATTCTAACTGTCCCTTTTGCAGGGATGTGCAGACAGCCTGGCTTGGAAAAGGTTAACCCTGAAGGAAGCAGAGGGCATAGAGGTGGTAAGGATCCCTGGTAGAAGAGTGATGTCTAGGTGGAGCTGAGTGTACAAATCCTCTAAGCATCTCATCTGAATGGGTCAGTGCCTTGTACTCCCAGGTACTGGCAAGAAGAGGTATGTGTCTGCGTGTGTGTTATCTTCTCTCTAATGTTTGGCGTGTAGCTATCCTTGATCAATCCCCATGATGGAATCCTTGACACCAGGAAAGCTGAAACAAGGAGGGCACGGATGCCACCCACCGCAACAGCAGAGCCGCTGCTCTCCTCCCCACACCACTCCCCCGCCTCTGGGCTGTGGGACCAGCCACTCAGGTGTGGGGGACGCTGAGCGGGCTGCGGGGTCCGCAGCTGGGCTCAGCCAGCCCCTTACGGCCAGGCCTCCCCTGCGCATCCAGAGATTGGAGTCTCCCAGCCTGCGCTCCCTGGCTTGGGTCTCCAGTCGGAGTCCAACAGTTGTTCAAGCATTTCTCGCGGAGCCTCCGACCTCGCCAGTTCTCCTTAACCGGGCTCTGGCTGCTGCTCAGAGTCGGCGATTGGTAACTACCTTCCGTTCTGAGTGGAGGGAATTTGCTCACTAGCACGCTCGTTCGCACCTCTGAGAGAGGTAAAAGCCATCTTCCGCCGTTCTTTCCggcacaccaatgcaaggtgcggTGGGCTAACGGGTGTGGGTTGTTGCGGGGTGGGAGCCGGTGGGCGCGTTGTCGGGGAGCGGGCATCGATACCTGGGTGTCTAGGGGACACGTGCTGCTGGTAACAGGTGTCACTTGGCACAATTATGTATGCCCCCTGAGCGGAGCATATCAGCCCCAGGGCGCGAGACCACACCCGGATCGCAGCATTCAACCCTTGCCCGCAGCCATCGACAGACGTTGATCGTTGATCGCACTTGGCACTGAGATGCTGGCGATTTTTAGTATTGAACAGGTAAAAGCGACAAGTGCTTATTTGAGAAGGAAAGGTTTgattactgtgtgtgtgtgtggggggagagtTAAAGGTGGGCAAGGTATTCACTATTACGGCTTCTCATTTTATAGCCAGTGCTGGGATAATGAGAGTAGAGTAGCGCGGTTTTACCGAAAATTAAAGAGTGTACCAGAGCGCGCGTGGCCATCGCAAGAGTAAGCTTAAGAGGTCGTCGGAAGAGGGTCCGAGCGAGCGTCTCCTGCTTCCAGTCTGTCCTGCCTACAGGGGGTCCTTGGGGTGGACAGCGAGCCTGGATCTACAGCCCggaaggagaggaggaaaagGGAGCTGAGACGACTAGCACTCAGGGGCGCAGGCACTGACCGCGAGGTGCGGACAAGGGTGCCGCCCCAGCCTCTCCCGCTGCTCCGCCAGACTCGAAGCCGGCCCCTGTGCGCACCAGGTCTTATCTGTTCCCATTCCCATTGCTCAGCCACACCATGCTGGCAGCCGATCACCCACAGCCCCGCCTTCAGTCTATTctctcccaccacccccaccgtcCCTTCCACCGCCACCAAAAATCCCTCCTTTTCCTTCACGTTCCTGGTCTTGTGGTTCTAACCAGCGTGGCAGTGTGGTTCTAAATGCCCCTTTGACATTCAGACTCCGTGTATAGTAAGTTCTTCCCACTGATTTCTCTTAAACTGTgccctcttttccatttttagccccatctttcaaatgaagaaactgaggtttttCTTGAAGGGTTGTAGtgagaattttaagaaataaaaaccttTCTAGATAGATTCTTTTCCGCACTTTGTCACTGGTCTGCAAATCGCCAGGTCAGATGTAGCTCTCCTGTCCATAGCTCAGCGGGCCCCCAGCCACTCCAGGCTTACGGTGTGGGTGTCCTGTTCGTTCTGCTCAGGtactttcttttttcagtttgctTCCTCTTTTGTATCTCAGCGTGGACCCTACCCAGGGTCTCCATCCCCGGGCGGCAGCTGCCCAGGCAGGTGCCCTGACCGCTTTGTAGGTAACGACCCgcgtctctccctctccctttctttggtcctaGGCTACCCCTACGACCGGCTAACGCCCAGTGAATCTGCGCACCCGGCTCCCCGCCAATTCCCGACAATGGGCAACTGCTGCTTTGGCTTCAAGGAAAGGCTGATGCGCCGGCTGCGGCCTCTGCCCACTCTGCTTATCATCCGTGCTTTCATGCCCCAGAGGAGGAGCAAAGACTACCGCGTGGTGGTGATCGGCTCCGCCGGTGTGGGCAAGAGCGCGCTGGTGCAGAGGTGGGTGCGCGGTACCTTCCGCGATGCGTACCTGCCAACCATTGAAGACACCTACCGCCAGGTGATGAGTTGCGACAACAGCGTGGGCGCTCTGCACATCACCGACACCACGGGCAGCCACCGCTACCCCAGCCTGAAGCGCCTCGCTATTGCCAAGGGCCATGCCTTTATTCTGGTCTACTCAGTCACCAAGAAGCAGACCCTGGAGGAGCTGAAGCCCTTCTATGAGCTGATCCGCGAGATCAAAGGCAATAACCTGCACAAGTGCCCCATCGTGCTGGTGGGCAACAAGAGCGACGAGAGCCGCCGCGAGCTGGGGGTGAGGGATGGAGCCGCCTTCGCCCTGGAGTGGAATTGCGCCTTCTTGGAGACCTCCGCGAAGACCGACGTCAACGTTCGCGAGCTGTTCCTCACGCTGCTGACCCACGAGAAGAAGCCTGCCGGCTGCCTC
Above is a genomic segment from Dasypus novemcinctus isolate mDasNov1 chromosome 9, mDasNov1.1.hap2, whole genome shotgun sequence containing:
- the DIRAS3 gene encoding GTP-binding protein Di-Ras3; its protein translation is MGNCCFGFKERLMRRLRPLPTLLIIRAFMPQRRSKDYRVVVIGSAGVGKSALVQRWVRGTFRDAYLPTIEDTYRQVMSCDNSVGALHITDTTGSHRYPSLKRLAIAKGHAFILVYSVTKKQTLEELKPFYELIREIKGNNLHKCPIVLVGNKSDESRRELGVRDGAAFALEWNCAFLETSAKTDVNVRELFLTLLTHEKKPAGCLQIPQKNAQVPKTTEKLLDKCMVM